The following proteins come from a genomic window of Mariniflexile sp. TRM1-10:
- a CDS encoding BatD family protein, with the protein MEFRFMINDLRFLNKIKGAFGLRSSVLSLGSLVFGLKSSVLNLRSSVFWSLVFFLSSFFSFSQVTTSIDSTKIKIGAQITYKIEVETKPNSLVVFPEGQTFSPLEMIESYAIDTIKNKDKYNLIKKYGLTQFDSGKYTIPRQKVIIGDKTFFTDSLKVEVNNVVVDTTKQGLYDIKPIIEVSKKGSDWWKYVLLTLLIVGIIGFLMYWFIWRKKPLTEAEQIALLPPYDRAKLALKKLDESHYLETDSIKEYYSDLTFIIRKYLDEKVYDRALESTTDELINRLNLLKEGNQIELSTQDIRNLESILKRADLVKFAKSAVDVELAKMDRDTIDIEIDHVKEALPEPTEEEKLQDEKYRQELERKKKRKKIIITVVIGVFLLMATFVGFGLKYGFNYIKDTIIGHDSIELLEGEWVTSAYGVPPVTISTPKVLTRIELPVPDEMKAQVTQTTFIYGTLLDVFSVMVNTTSYKNMGENKIDIEKASEQSLKGMEAQGAQDIVVLRDKFVTPNGAEGLKTYGTLKIKNPISQKVQEGNYILLQFASENVLQQIVITYPINDEYADQMIERILNSVELKKAEE; encoded by the coding sequence ATGGAGTTTAGATTTATGATTAACGATTTACGATTTTTGAATAAAATAAAAGGGGCCTTCGGTCTTCGGTCTTCCGTCTTGAGTCTTGGGTCTTTGGTCTTCGGTCTTAAGTCTTCGGTCTTAAATCTTCGGTCTTCCGTCTTTTGGTCTTTGGTCTTTTTTCTCTCATCTTTTTTCTCTTTTTCCCAAGTAACAACATCTATCGATTCAACAAAAATTAAAATAGGGGCACAAATTACCTATAAAATTGAAGTTGAAACCAAACCAAACAGCTTGGTGGTTTTCCCCGAAGGGCAAACATTTTCTCCCTTGGAAATGATTGAATCGTATGCGATTGATACCATTAAAAATAAAGACAAATACAACCTTATAAAAAAGTATGGTTTAACTCAATTTGATTCTGGGAAATACACCATCCCAAGGCAAAAAGTCATTATTGGTGATAAAACTTTTTTTACCGACTCATTAAAAGTTGAGGTGAACAATGTGGTTGTAGACACAACAAAACAAGGGCTCTACGATATAAAACCCATTATTGAAGTTAGTAAAAAAGGTAGTGATTGGTGGAAATATGTATTGCTGACACTTTTAATAGTTGGCATCATTGGCTTTTTAATGTATTGGTTTATTTGGCGAAAAAAACCATTAACCGAAGCAGAACAAATTGCTTTGTTACCACCTTATGATAGAGCGAAGTTAGCTCTTAAAAAATTGGATGAAAGTCATTATTTAGAAACCGATTCTATAAAGGAATACTACTCAGACCTTACGTTTATTATTAGAAAATATCTTGACGAAAAAGTGTATGACCGAGCATTGGAAAGCACAACGGATGAGCTGATTAACCGACTTAATTTACTTAAAGAAGGCAATCAAATAGAGTTGAGTACTCAAGATATTAGAAATTTAGAAAGCATTTTAAAACGTGCTGATTTGGTGAAATTCGCTAAATCTGCCGTAGATGTTGAGCTCGCCAAAATGGATAGAGATACTATTGATATTGAAATTGACCATGTAAAAGAAGCATTGCCGGAACCAACAGAAGAAGAAAAGCTTCAAGATGAAAAATACCGTCAAGAGTTAGAGCGTAAAAAGAAACGCAAGAAAATCATCATTACTGTTGTTATAGGTGTATTTTTATTAATGGCAACATTTGTTGGCTTTGGTTTAAAGTACGGATTCAATTATATAAAAGACACCATTATTGGTCATGATAGTATTGAGCTTTTAGAAGGCGAATGGGTCACCAGTGCATATGGCGTGCCACCAGTTACCATTTCTACGCCTAAAGTATTAACTCGTATCGAGTTGCCAGTTCCAGACGAAATGAAAGCACAAGTAACCCAAACAACTTTTATTTACGGAACCTTATTAGATGTTTTTAGTGTGATGGTAAATACCACGTCATATAAAAACATGGGTGAAAACAAAATCGATATTGAGAAGGCATCCGAGCAAAGTCTTAAAGGAATGGAAGCTCAGGGCGCTCAAGATATTGTGGTATTGAGAGATAAATTTGTAACACCAAATGGCGCAGAAGGATTAAAAACCTATGGAACATTAAAAATTAAAAATCCAATAAGCCAAAAAGTACAAGAGGGAAATTATATATTACTACAATTTGCTTCAGAAAATGTGTTACAGCAAATTGTTATAACCTATCCAATTAATGATGAGTATGCAGATCAAATGATAGAACGTATTTTAAATTCAGTTGAACTTAAAAAAGCAGAAGAATAA
- a CDS encoding vWA domain-containing protein gives MFEGIDFLNKQWFWALLVLPLAILWYIFKHKKQTAELKISSLKGFKLTNSWLPKLKHGLFVLRLLALALLITALARPQTVDVSSKTKTTRGIDIVMAIDVSASMLAKDLSPNRLEALKNVAAEFIKGRPNDRIGLVEYAGESYTRTPVTSDKAIVIRSLKDIKYNTIIEGGTAIGMGLATAVNRLKDSKAKSKVIILLTDGVNNTGFIDPKIASELAVEYGIKTYAIGLGTNGMALSPVALDPRTGGFQYARVPVEIDEVLLKEIAKVTGGRYFRATDNKKLEEIYGEINKLEKTDVEEFKYYNYEEKYRPLVLLAGLLLLIEFLLRNTIFRSFV, from the coding sequence ATGTTTGAAGGCATCGATTTTTTAAATAAGCAGTGGTTTTGGGCACTTTTAGTATTGCCTTTAGCTATATTATGGTATATTTTCAAACATAAAAAGCAAACAGCTGAACTTAAAATATCTAGCTTAAAAGGTTTTAAGCTCACCAATTCTTGGTTACCAAAACTAAAACACGGGTTATTTGTATTACGTCTATTGGCATTAGCATTATTAATTACAGCATTGGCAAGACCACAAACGGTTGATGTTTCTTCTAAAACAAAAACAACAAGAGGGATTGATATTGTAATGGCTATTGACGTATCGGCAAGTATGCTGGCAAAAGATTTGTCACCAAACAGATTGGAAGCTTTAAAAAATGTAGCAGCTGAATTTATTAAAGGTAGACCGAATGATAGAATAGGACTGGTAGAATACGCTGGAGAAAGTTATACAAGAACCCCTGTTACTAGTGACAAGGCAATTGTAATACGCTCATTAAAAGACATTAAATACAACACGATTATTGAAGGCGGAACGGCAATTGGTATGGGTTTAGCAACTGCAGTAAACAGATTAAAAGACAGCAAAGCCAAAAGTAAGGTCATTATATTATTAACCGATGGTGTGAATAATACTGGTTTTATAGATCCAAAAATAGCTAGTGAATTGGCGGTGGAATATGGTATAAAAACATATGCCATCGGTTTAGGTACTAACGGTATGGCATTGTCACCGGTAGCATTAGATCCAAGAACAGGCGGATTTCAATATGCTCGCGTACCCGTAGAGATTGACGAAGTATTGTTAAAAGAAATAGCGAAAGTTACTGGAGGAAGATATTTTAGAGCCACCGATAATAAAAAGCTTGAAGAAATATATGGAGAAATAAACAAACTTGAGAAAACAGATGTTGAAGAGTTTAAATATTACAATTACGAAGAAAAATACCGCCCGTTGGTGCTATTGGCGGGTCTACTATTGTTGATAGAATTTTTACTAAGAAACACCATTTTTAGAAGTTTTGTGTAA
- a CDS encoding vWA domain-containing protein — protein sequence MYQLDEKIWFWALGIIPVIILFFLVLQFWKHRTQRKFADKALLKKLSPNASLFKSVLKLVVLSLAFACLAIALVNPKIGTKLETIKREGVDIVFAVDVSKSMLAEDIAPNRLDKAKQLVTQIINNLASDRVGIIAYAGKAFPQLPITTDYASAKMFLQGMNTDMLSSQGTAINEAIKLATTYFDDEEQTNRILIIISDGEDHSEEATAVAEEANEAGIRIFTIGVGDVKGGPIPEKRNGIVLNYKKDNQGETVITRLDEETLKSIAAEANGVYLNGKNTNEVVKKIGDILNGMDKKEFETKEYADFKSQFQWFLAFAVFFLLLDIFLLDRKTAWLKKLNLFNENL from the coding sequence ATGTATCAATTAGACGAAAAAATATGGTTTTGGGCATTAGGAATTATTCCAGTAATAATCCTATTCTTTTTGGTGCTTCAATTTTGGAAACACCGCACCCAACGCAAATTTGCCGATAAAGCATTACTAAAAAAATTAAGTCCGAATGCATCGTTATTTAAGTCCGTTTTAAAACTAGTTGTATTAAGCTTAGCCTTTGCATGTCTAGCCATCGCATTGGTAAATCCAAAAATAGGCACAAAGCTAGAAACCATAAAACGCGAAGGCGTTGATATCGTTTTTGCAGTCGATGTGTCAAAAAGTATGCTTGCCGAAGACATCGCACCCAATAGGTTAGACAAAGCCAAACAATTGGTAACGCAAATCATCAATAATTTGGCAAGCGACCGCGTAGGTATTATTGCTTACGCAGGAAAAGCATTTCCGCAATTGCCCATTACAACCGATTATGCTTCGGCAAAAATGTTTCTTCAAGGCATGAATACCGATATGCTATCATCCCAAGGAACAGCTATTAATGAAGCCATCAAATTGGCAACCACCTATTTTGATGATGAAGAACAAACCAATCGCATTCTAATAATTATCTCAGATGGTGAAGACCACAGCGAAGAAGCCACCGCAGTAGCCGAAGAAGCTAACGAAGCAGGTATTAGGATTTTTACCATTGGTGTCGGTGATGTAAAAGGGGGACCTATACCGGAAAAACGTAACGGGATTGTTTTAAATTATAAAAAAGACAACCAAGGCGAAACCGTTATTACGCGTTTGGATGAAGAAACCCTTAAAAGTATTGCTGCCGAAGCTAATGGAGTCTATTTAAACGGCAAAAACACGAATGAGGTTGTTAAAAAAATAGGCGATATTTTAAACGGAATGGATAAAAAGGAGTTTGAAACAAAGGAATATGCCGATTTTAAAAGCCAATTTCAATGGTTTTTAGCATTTGCTGTTTTCTTTTTGCTACTCGATATTTTCTTGTTGGACCGTAAAACCGCTTGGTTAAAAAAATTAAATTTATTTAACGAAAACCTTTAG
- a CDS encoding tetratricopeptide repeat protein, whose translation MKYILVIIMTLTTTFSFSQEKEKEALLAAKKANNYVYEGNNLISENDFVSAEKEYRKAISEQGTTVAGIYNLGNSYIKKGNYEEALYRLDQAAKIATSKPEKHKAYHNIGNVLMQNKKCKEAVEAYKNALRNDPTDEETRYNLGLAKICAEQQKDEQDDKKDDKDKKDDKKDQDKKEGDDKKDQDQKDQGDQDQKEGDDKKDENGKPKEEKDNKGKADDKEKQEQPKPRPGQMSPQQVKSLLEAMNNQEQKVQEKINAEKQKGVKVKTEKDW comes from the coding sequence ATGAAATATATACTAGTAATTATAATGACGTTAACAACTACTTTTTCTTTTTCGCAAGAGAAGGAAAAGGAAGCATTATTAGCGGCTAAAAAAGCTAATAATTATGTGTATGAAGGCAATAATTTAATTAGTGAAAACGACTTTGTTTCAGCAGAAAAGGAATATAGAAAAGCCATTTCAGAACAAGGAACAACCGTAGCAGGCATCTATAATTTAGGAAACTCTTATATTAAAAAAGGAAACTATGAAGAAGCTTTATATAGACTAGATCAAGCCGCTAAAATTGCTACTTCAAAACCTGAGAAACACAAAGCTTACCACAACATAGGCAATGTGCTTATGCAAAACAAAAAGTGTAAAGAAGCTGTCGAAGCTTATAAAAACGCCTTAAGAAACGATCCAACTGATGAAGAAACACGATATAATTTGGGTTTAGCCAAAATATGTGCTGAACAACAAAAGGACGAACAAGACGATAAGAAAGACGATAAGGATAAAAAGGACGACAAAAAGGATCAGGACAAAAAAGAAGGGGACGATAAGAAAGACCAAGACCAAAAAGACCAAGGTGATCAAGATCAAAAAGAGGGTGACGATAAGAAAGATGAAAACGGAAAGCCTAAAGAAGAAAAAGACAATAAAGGAAAAGCTGATGATAAAGAAAAACAAGAGCAGCCCAAACCCCGTCCAGGTCAAATGTCTCCGCAACAGGTTAAGAGTTTGTTAGAAGCCATGAATAACCAAGAACAAAAAGTTCAAGAAAAAATCAATGCCGAAAAACAAAAAGGTGTTAAAGTAAAAACAGAAAAAGATTGGTAA
- a CDS encoding BatD family protein, with translation MKLIKHTYILLIILVTSMASAQVKFEAKVSKQKLGVNERLRIDFEMNRDGDNFNPPDFSNFTVVGGPNQSVSNSWINGVRSFKKTYSYFLAPKGRGQFTIAQATINIDGETYKTVPITIEVTAAVEIPKDPNNPDYIASENVHLVAEISKTNPYLNEAITVVYKLYVSPSIAVDNWNEIDSPRYNDFWSQNIDTQGQKVQNGTFKGEDYRFLVLRKTVLYPQKTGKLNIEPLSLDIALRVPTNRRDIFGSLLMTRTNKVVSAGNSTITVKSLPEEGKPLDFSGAVGDFSFEVSPSKTSLEASESLQLKVAVKGNGNLKLFKLPKVSLPSSLEVYEPEHKEEVNTSLSGMQGSISDSYTIVPQYKGKYPIPSISFSYFDLKTESYKRLTSDEIVLDVLSGPLNNANSNNAAVANNGKQPVLLNKDQFAFIKTSTNFVSVNNTAFFKTTAFWSLLLLPFLAIPLAIVIRNKKATRDADVYGNKIRKADKLARKYLSHAKKSLGQKEVFYIALEKALHNYLKAKLHIETYELSKDHINTLLAEKQVEATVIKDFISILESCELARYTPIDIVTMQEDYEKAATTISLIDKQAR, from the coding sequence ATGAAACTTATTAAACACACATACATACTATTAATAATACTTGTTACAAGTATGGCTTCGGCTCAGGTTAAGTTTGAAGCCAAGGTTAGCAAACAAAAGCTCGGGGTTAATGAGCGTTTGCGTATCGATTTTGAAATGAACCGAGATGGGGATAATTTTAATCCACCGGATTTTTCTAATTTCACCGTAGTTGGAGGTCCAAACCAATCGGTTAGCAATTCGTGGATTAATGGTGTTAGAAGTTTTAAAAAAACCTATAGCTATTTCTTAGCACCCAAAGGCCGAGGTCAGTTTACCATTGCTCAGGCAACTATTAATATTGATGGGGAAACTTATAAAACAGTGCCTATCACTATTGAAGTTACCGCTGCTGTAGAAATACCCAAAGACCCTAATAATCCAGATTATATAGCTTCGGAAAATGTTCATTTAGTTGCTGAAATTTCAAAAACCAATCCGTATTTAAATGAAGCCATTACAGTGGTATATAAACTATATGTATCTCCATCTATTGCTGTTGATAATTGGAACGAAATTGATAGTCCACGTTATAACGATTTTTGGAGTCAGAATATAGATACGCAAGGTCAAAAAGTACAAAACGGTACTTTCAAAGGGGAAGACTATCGCTTTTTGGTTTTAAGGAAAACCGTATTGTATCCTCAAAAAACGGGTAAACTTAATATAGAACCTTTAAGTTTAGATATTGCTTTGCGCGTACCGACCAACAGACGCGATATTTTTGGAAGCCTTTTAATGACGCGTACCAACAAAGTGGTCTCTGCCGGGAATAGTACCATTACCGTTAAGTCCTTGCCGGAAGAAGGCAAACCTTTAGATTTTTCTGGAGCCGTAGGTGATTTTAGTTTTGAGGTTTCACCTTCAAAAACAAGTCTAGAAGCTTCCGAATCCTTGCAATTAAAAGTGGCTGTTAAAGGAAACGGGAATTTAAAGCTTTTTAAACTGCCTAAAGTGTCGTTACCAAGTTCTTTGGAAGTTTACGAACCCGAACACAAAGAAGAGGTCAATACCAGTCTATCCGGTATGCAAGGGTCTATTTCCGATAGTTATACCATTGTTCCTCAATATAAAGGAAAATATCCCATACCAAGTATTTCTTTTTCATACTTCGATTTAAAAACAGAAAGTTATAAGCGTTTAACTTCCGATGAAATTGTTTTAGATGTTTTAAGTGGTCCTTTAAACAATGCCAATTCTAATAACGCAGCTGTTGCAAATAACGGAAAACAACCTGTTTTACTTAACAAAGATCAGTTTGCATTTATTAAAACGAGTACCAATTTTGTAAGTGTAAATAATACAGCCTTTTTTAAAACAACTGCCTTTTGGAGCCTGTTATTACTGCCTTTTTTAGCAATTCCGTTAGCAATTGTAATTAGAAATAAAAAGGCAACAAGAGATGCCGATGTTTATGGAAATAAAATTAGAAAAGCCGATAAACTAGCTAGAAAATACTTGAGCCATGCCAAAAAGTCGCTAGGTCAAAAAGAAGTATTTTATATTGCTTTAGAAAAAGCACTGCATAATTATTTAAAAGCGAAATTGCACATTGAAACCTATGAATTAAGTAAAGACCACATTAATACCTTGCTTGCAGAAAAGCAAGTAGAAGCTACTGTGATTAAAGACTTTATTAGCATTTTAGAAAGTTGCGAGTTGGCACGTTACACACCAATAGATATTGTAACCATGCAAGAAGATTATGAAAAAGCAGCAACAACCATTTCGTTAATTGATAAACAAGCACGTTAA
- a CDS encoding SH3 domain-containing protein — MKKLLYILSFLFSFGLFAQNNALFEQANALYNEGKYGEAIDKYKTILDTKNHSAELYFNLGNAHYKLNNIAPSIYYYEKALQLAPNDEDIKNNLAFAQNMTIDAIDVVPEAGLSKILNNAANTMTFDTWAKVSIGFVFCFVILFLVYYFAYSSLRKRLAFLGSLVSLTIMCITLLFAFHKFNLDKKNKPAIVFAKEILVKNAPNNRSEESFRLHEGTKVQILDTVDDWKKIKLQDGKTGWVSSEDIKAL, encoded by the coding sequence ATGAAGAAGTTATTATACATCCTATCGTTTTTGTTCAGCTTTGGTTTATTTGCCCAAAACAATGCCCTTTTTGAGCAGGCAAATGCATTATATAACGAAGGAAAATATGGTGAAGCTATAGATAAGTATAAAACCATTTTAGATACTAAAAACCATTCGGCAGAGCTATATTTTAATTTGGGGAATGCCCATTATAAATTAAACAACATTGCACCAAGTATTTATTATTACGAAAAAGCTTTGCAGTTAGCACCTAACGATGAAGACATAAAAAACAATTTGGCCTTTGCACAAAATATGACCATTGATGCCATTGATGTGGTTCCTGAAGCAGGATTATCAAAAATTTTAAATAATGCTGCCAACACCATGACTTTTGATACTTGGGCAAAAGTATCTATTGGCTTTGTCTTTTGTTTTGTTATCTTATTTTTAGTCTACTATTTTGCATATTCCTCGCTAAGAAAACGATTGGCTTTTTTGGGTAGTTTAGTATCCTTAACAATAATGTGCATTACGTTATTATTTGCATTTCATAAATTCAATTTAGATAAAAAGAATAAACCTGCCATTGTATTTGCTAAAGAAATTTTGGTAAAAAATGCACCGAACAATAGAAGTGAAGAATCCTTCAGGTTGCACGAAGGCACCAAAGTACAGATTTTAGATACTGTTGATGACTGGAAAAAAATTAAACTTCAAGATGGGAAAACCGGTTGGGTTTCTTCCGAAGACATAAAAGCACTTTAA
- a CDS encoding carbonic anhydrase — MNLDRVFQNNKQWIKEKLASDANYFESLGSGQNPELLFIGCSDSRVTAEELMGLGPGDVFVHRNIANMVISIDLNVMSVVNYAVEHLKVNHVVVCGHYGCGGVKAAMQSADLGILNPWLRNIRDVYRIHKNELKHITDEEKKYERLIELNVQEQCVNLIKTAAVQKAARERGLKVHGWVFDVHTGELIDLKMDFESILESIREIYHLD, encoded by the coding sequence ATGAACTTAGATAGAGTCTTTCAGAATAATAAACAATGGATAAAAGAGAAGTTGGCTTCCGATGCGAATTATTTTGAAAGTTTGGGGTCAGGACAAAATCCGGAACTCTTATTTATTGGCTGTTCGGACAGTCGCGTAACTGCCGAAGAATTAATGGGCTTGGGTCCTGGCGATGTTTTTGTACACCGTAACATTGCTAATATGGTTATTAGTATAGATTTAAACGTCATGTCTGTTGTAAATTATGCCGTAGAACATCTTAAAGTAAATCATGTAGTAGTATGTGGCCATTATGGTTGTGGAGGTGTTAAAGCGGCCATGCAATCGGCCGATTTGGGTATTTTAAATCCTTGGTTACGTAATATACGGGATGTCTATCGTATCCATAAAAATGAATTAAAACACATCACCGACGAGGAAAAAAAGTATGAGAGGCTTATAGAACTTAATGTACAAGAGCAATGTGTTAATCTTATTAAAACTGCTGCAGTACAAAAAGCAGCCAGAGAACGCGGATTAAAAGTACACGGTTGGGTGTTCGATGTGCATACGGGCGAGCTGATAGATTTAAAAATGGACTTTGAGAGTATTCTTGAAAGCATACGGGAGATTTATCATTTAGATTAG
- a CDS encoding DoxX family membrane protein, which produces MGKSISILFIILRLFLGGFMIYGGVQKFQSPPITPIEVLEKANKFSSPENEPTLQKILYISGVKQTGYFWQVLGFCELLFGFLLIIQITGFVGSLFLLPMTLHIFLFHLFLEADEVGELIQTGGLFAINIALVLKEKEKWKHLLWIKPFQ; this is translated from the coding sequence ATGGGAAAATCAATCAGCATTTTATTTATTATACTTCGTTTGTTTTTAGGCGGATTTATGATTTATGGAGGTGTCCAAAAATTCCAGTCACCTCCCATTACTCCTATTGAAGTATTAGAAAAAGCCAATAAATTTTCATCTCCTGAAAATGAACCTACGCTTCAAAAAATATTATATATAAGCGGCGTCAAACAAACAGGCTATTTTTGGCAAGTACTTGGATTTTGTGAACTACTTTTTGGATTTCTTTTAATTATTCAAATCACAGGATTTGTCGGTTCTCTTTTTTTGCTCCCAATGACCCTACATATATTTCTATTTCATCTGTTTCTTGAAGCTGATGAAGTTGGAGAATTAATTCAAACAGGCGGATTATTCGCTATAAATATCGCGCTCGTTTTAAAAGAAAAAGAAAAGTGGAAACACTTGCTTTGGATAAAACCTTTTCAATAA
- a CDS encoding HmuY family protein codes for MTSSNKNQERKMNNSNFAIKSIKFLAIAVLFMGIASCSDDDDKPLLEVESETYSNLHAPQSGGQGSGEAISGTFTKFSFSTGQTTTSETEWDIAFRGTSIIINGGASLGTTDEPERTGNVSGYIANNTFENVKTVDTDLLGQDSSEGYVFSDWYTYSGPPNHLITATPGKVFVLKTYDGKYAKMEIVSYYKDAPETPSAFNGTERYYTFNYVYQPNEGVMTF; via the coding sequence ATGACCTCTTCAAACAAAAACCAAGAACGCAAAATGAACAATAGTAATTTTGCGATCAAATCAATCAAATTTTTAGCAATAGCAGTACTTTTTATGGGCATCGCCTCTTGTTCCGATGATGACGACAAGCCCCTTTTGGAAGTAGAATCTGAAACCTATTCTAATTTACATGCACCTCAATCTGGTGGTCAAGGATCCGGAGAGGCTATCTCTGGTACTTTTACAAAGTTTAGTTTCTCAACAGGGCAAACAACTACAAGTGAAACCGAATGGGATATTGCCTTTAGAGGAACTTCGATTATTATAAATGGCGGCGCATCTTTAGGAACTACAGATGAGCCTGAAAGAACAGGAAATGTATCTGGCTATATTGCAAATAATACTTTTGAAAATGTAAAAACTGTTGATACCGATCTTTTAGGGCAAGACTCAAGTGAAGGGTATGTTTTTTCAGATTGGTACACTTATTCTGGGCCACCAAACCACTTAATTACTGCTACTCCAGGAAAAGTATTTGTTTTAAAAACATATGATGGAAAATATGCTAAAATGGAAATTGTTAGCTATTATAAAGATGCCCCAGAAACACCTAGTGCATTTAACGGAACGGAGAGGTACTATACTTTCAATTATGTATACCAACCAAATGAAGGTGTAATGACGTTTTAA